A region from the Lentimonas sp. CC4 genome encodes:
- a CDS encoding histidine triad nucleotide-binding protein — protein sequence MSTLFEKIIAREIPANIEYEDDQCIVIHDIDPQAPTHFLVIPKQLIPRVAEATAENQAVLGHLLLTAAAVAKKLNLEGGFRVVINNGADGGETVPHMHVHVLGGRSLAWPPG from the coding sequence ATGAGCACATTGTTCGAAAAAATCATCGCCCGCGAAATTCCTGCTAATATCGAATACGAAGACGATCAATGCATTGTCATTCATGATATTGATCCGCAGGCGCCGACCCACTTTTTGGTAATCCCGAAGCAGCTGATCCCACGCGTGGCAGAGGCCACCGCTGAGAATCAGGCAGTGCTGGGGCACTTGCTGCTGACAGCGGCTGCCGTCGCCAAAAAGCTGAACCTCGAAGGCGGCTTTCGGGTAGTGATTAACAATGGAGCCGATGGTGGCGAGACCGTGCCCCATATGCATGTGCACGTGCTTGGCGGACGTTCACTTGCGTGGCCTCCGGGCTGA
- a CDS encoding FAD-dependent oxidoreductase, giving the protein MKPSDLDNQHFETVIIGAGMAGMAAGIRLALAGKHVIILERHNASGGLNSFYSIEGRKYDVGLHAMTNFVPKGTKGTPLTKLLRQLRIPYDALDLCQQNGSRIAFPGAELEFSNDFALFETEVARAFPKQIDGFRALAEEVRTLDAFNLGAIPTSARAAVQRHISDPLLEDMIFCPVMYYGSAEEHDMDYGQFSIMFRSLFFEGFARPFDGVRVIIKLLQDKYRSLGGIRKMKCGIKQIHTNGNKASAIELDNGAVLTADKIISTAGVVETTRMCADQPADAASENIGQLSFTETITALNKQPAEFGWDDTIIFFNTRERFHYAGVHDELVDPTSGVICFPNNYQYGDGRQLDEGFLRITAMANHDQWCALSPADYLAQKAHWYAELQKVALGILPAPKNGLSLDDARIASDMFTPRTVRKFTGHLQGAIYGAPNKIKDGRTHLDNLYLAGTDQGFLGIIGAMLSGISMANLHVLQGD; this is encoded by the coding sequence ATGAAACCCTCAGACCTCGACAACCAACACTTTGAAACCGTCATCATCGGCGCAGGCATGGCAGGGATGGCCGCAGGCATCCGGCTCGCACTCGCAGGCAAGCATGTCATCATTCTGGAGCGCCACAACGCCAGCGGCGGGCTCAACTCGTTCTACAGCATCGAGGGGCGTAAATACGACGTCGGCCTGCATGCGATGACCAACTTCGTGCCGAAGGGCACCAAAGGCACGCCACTCACCAAACTGCTACGCCAGCTACGCATCCCCTACGACGCGCTCGATCTCTGCCAACAAAACGGTTCCCGTATCGCCTTCCCAGGCGCTGAGCTCGAATTTAGCAACGACTTCGCACTGTTTGAAACCGAAGTCGCCCGCGCCTTTCCCAAGCAAATTGACGGCTTTCGTGCCCTGGCCGAAGAAGTGCGCACCCTCGACGCGTTCAACCTCGGAGCCATTCCGACCTCCGCTCGTGCCGCGGTGCAACGCCACATTTCCGATCCGCTCCTTGAAGATATGATCTTCTGCCCCGTCATGTATTACGGCAGCGCCGAAGAGCACGACATGGACTACGGCCAGTTCAGCATCATGTTTCGCTCGCTGTTCTTCGAAGGCTTCGCCCGCCCCTTCGACGGCGTGCGCGTGATTATTAAGCTGCTCCAGGATAAATACCGCTCACTCGGCGGCATCCGCAAAATGAAGTGTGGCATCAAGCAGATCCACACCAACGGCAACAAGGCCTCCGCCATCGAACTCGATAACGGCGCAGTCCTCACTGCCGATAAGATCATTTCCACCGCTGGCGTCGTCGAAACCACCCGCATGTGCGCGGATCAACCCGCCGACGCCGCGAGTGAAAACATCGGCCAACTCAGCTTCACTGAGACAATTACCGCGCTCAACAAGCAGCCCGCCGAGTTCGGCTGGGACGACACCATCATCTTTTTCAATACCCGCGAACGCTTCCACTACGCAGGCGTGCACGACGAGCTCGTCGATCCCACCAGCGGCGTGATCTGCTTCCCAAACAACTATCAATACGGCGACGGCCGCCAGCTCGACGAAGGCTTTCTACGCATCACTGCGATGGCCAACCACGACCAATGGTGCGCCCTAAGCCCCGCGGACTACCTCGCGCAGAAAGCGCACTGGTATGCCGAGCTTCAGAAAGTTGCGCTCGGCATTCTGCCCGCGCCGAAGAACGGACTCAGCCTCGACGATGCCCGCATCGCCAGTGACATGTTCACGCCACGCACCGTGCGCAAGTTTACCGGGCACCTACAAGGCGCGATCTATGGCGCGCCCAACAAGATCAAGGACGGCCGCACCCATTTGGACAACCTCTACCTAGCAGGCACCGACCAAGGCTTCTTGGGCATCATCGGCGCGATGCTCAGCGGCATCTCGATGGCGAACCTGCACGTGCTGCAGGGAGACTAA
- a CDS encoding phosphopantetheine-binding protein translates to MTEDQVKQIVIDIIAEIAPDEDTSNIKPEIKLREQLDLDSMDFLDIVMELRKQHNIEVPEADYPQLASLDTCAAYLTPKFNA, encoded by the coding sequence ATGACAGAAGATCAAGTAAAACAAATCGTCATCGATATCATCGCAGAAATCGCGCCCGATGAGGACACTTCCAACATCAAGCCAGAGATCAAACTCCGCGAGCAGCTTGACCTCGATTCCATGGACTTCCTCGACATCGTCATGGAACTCCGCAAGCAGCATAACATCGAAGTGCCAGAGGCGGACTACCCGCAACTCGCATCGCTCGATACCTGCGCGGCTTACTTGACTCCCAAGTTCAACGCATAG
- a CDS encoding beta-ketoacyl-[acyl-carrier-protein] synthase family protein, with amino-acid sequence MHKSRIVITGVGLTSPNGNTLEEYRKNLLAGVAGVQIIDMRYMGKVPAGVCDFDPKKYQTRKELRVGTRAGSIAVYSAHEAINDSGLDFENFDKSRIGVYVGTTEHGNVETENEVYNISKFDYDTRFWTHHHNPRTVANNPAGEITINMGITGPHYTIGAACAAGNAGLIQALQMLRLGEVDVALAGGVSESIQSFGIFAGFKSQGALGSHETDVNKTSRPFDKTRNGIVVSEGGAIYVLERLDDALARGADIVAEIVGYRINSDAGDYVLPDPVRQSECMRAALKVAGMQPEDVDLVNTHATSTPMGDIQECKAIREVFGDSPTTYVNNTKSYIGHCMGAAGALELAGNLPSFKDNIIHPTINVDDLDPECAVPNLVINEPLKVDEVKVILNNSFGMLGINSALIVKKYED; translated from the coding sequence ATGCACAAGTCGCGTATAGTCATCACAGGCGTCGGCCTGACCTCGCCCAACGGCAACACTCTCGAGGAATATCGTAAGAATCTCCTCGCTGGGGTCGCTGGCGTTCAAATCATCGATATGCGCTACATGGGCAAAGTTCCTGCCGGTGTGTGCGACTTCGATCCAAAGAAGTATCAGACCCGCAAAGAACTGCGCGTCGGCACTCGTGCTGGTAGCATCGCCGTCTATTCTGCCCACGAGGCGATTAATGATAGCGGGCTGGACTTTGAGAATTTCGATAAGAGCCGTATCGGCGTCTATGTCGGCACCACCGAGCACGGCAATGTCGAGACCGAGAACGAGGTGTATAACATCTCGAAGTTCGACTACGACACACGTTTTTGGACACACCACCACAATCCACGCACCGTCGCCAATAACCCGGCGGGCGAGATCACCATCAACATGGGGATCACCGGACCGCACTACACCATCGGTGCAGCCTGCGCAGCGGGAAATGCGGGACTCATCCAAGCGCTACAGATGCTCCGCCTCGGCGAAGTCGATGTCGCCCTCGCAGGTGGCGTCAGTGAAAGTATTCAATCGTTCGGCATCTTCGCCGGCTTCAAGAGCCAAGGCGCCCTCGGCTCTCATGAGACGGATGTCAACAAGACCAGCCGCCCCTTTGATAAGACCCGTAACGGTATCGTCGTCTCCGAAGGTGGCGCCATCTACGTATTAGAGCGCCTCGACGACGCACTTGCCCGCGGCGCTGATATCGTTGCTGAAATCGTCGGCTACCGTATCAATTCCGACGCTGGCGACTACGTTTTACCCGATCCGGTGCGCCAATCTGAGTGCATGCGCGCCGCCCTCAAGGTCGCAGGCATGCAACCTGAAGATGTCGATCTGGTCAATACGCACGCCACCTCGACCCCGATGGGCGACATTCAGGAGTGCAAAGCGATCCGCGAAGTCTTTGGCGACAGCCCAACGACCTACGTCAACAACACCAAGAGCTACATCGGCCACTGCATGGGTGCCGCCGGAGCGCTGGAGCTGGCAGGCAATCTCCCCTCTTTTAAGGACAACATCATTCACCCAACCATCAACGTCGATGATCTCGACCCCGAGTGCGCCGTGCCAAATCTGGTCATAAATGAGCCACTCAAGGTTGACGAAGTGAAAGTTATCCTCAACAACTCCTTCGGCATGCTCGGAATCAACTCCGCTCTCATCGTTAAAAAATACGAAGATTAA
- a CDS encoding sigma-70 family RNA polymerase sigma factor yields MATTGSVSKTFAPAQDAPLSERDLDWAVVQRVQAGNVGAFDQLVQKYREHIFSVVYNMTSNREDASDLTQETFIKAFQAIGRFRGKSSFFTWIYRIAINTTMTFLKKRSRRRYISYENINEEVSTTEIFENLTAKTRTEKGALVQELQEKLNDSLQKLSPKHRTVVVLHEIEGLGHAEIAEITKTSVGTVRSRLHYAKQQLQSYLKDYLA; encoded by the coding sequence ATGGCAACCACAGGCTCAGTCTCCAAGACCTTCGCTCCGGCGCAGGACGCTCCGCTCTCGGAGCGCGACCTCGATTGGGCAGTCGTGCAGCGTGTGCAAGCTGGCAATGTCGGTGCCTTTGACCAGTTGGTGCAGAAGTATCGCGAGCACATCTTCTCCGTCGTTTATAACATGACGAGTAACCGCGAAGATGCTTCGGATCTGACACAGGAGACCTTCATTAAAGCGTTTCAGGCGATTGGCCGCTTCAGAGGCAAGTCGTCCTTTTTTACTTGGATCTATCGAATTGCGATTAATACGACGATGACGTTTCTGAAGAAGCGCAGTCGCCGTCGCTATATTAGCTACGAAAATATTAACGAAGAGGTCTCTACGACTGAGATTTTTGAGAATTTGACTGCGAAGACTCGCACCGAAAAAGGAGCTTTAGTTCAAGAATTACAGGAAAAATTGAACGATTCGCTGCAAAAGCTGTCTCCTAAGCATCGAACTGTTGTTGTTTTACATGAAATTGAAGGCCTCGGCCATGCTGAGATTGCTGAGATCACCAAGACTTCGGTGGGCACGGTGCGCTCTCGCTTGCACTATGCAAAACAACAACTCCAATCATATTTAAAGGACTATCTGGCATAA